The Humulus lupulus chromosome 3, drHumLupu1.1, whole genome shotgun sequence genome window below encodes:
- the LOC133825388 gene encoding uncharacterized protein LOC133825388, producing MNFLHKNIFTCFGTSRALISDEGSQFYNKRLDSLLARYGVHHRTALAYHPQMNGQAKVSNREVKLILEKTVMGSPKDWSKKLDDALLKYRKTFKTPIFISHGWCLERLFTCRLS from the coding sequence ATGAATTTTCTTCATAAGAACATTTTCACCTGTTTTGGAACTTCTCGGGCACTCATTAGTGATGAAGGAAGCCAATTTTACAACAAACGTTTAGATTCTCTTCTTGCTAGATATGGAGTTCATCATAGAACTGCTTTGGCATATCATCCTCAAATGAATGGCCAAGCGAAAGTGTCTAATCGTGAAGTCAAGCTTATTCTTGAGAAGACTGTGATGGGTTCTCCAAAGGATTGGTCCAAAAAGTTAGATGATGCATTGTTGAAATATAGGAAAACTTTCAAGACACCTATTTTCATATCGCATGGATGGTGTTTGGAAAGGCTTTTCACTTGTCGGTTGAGCTAG